The Heliangelus exortis chromosome 21, bHelExo1.hap1, whole genome shotgun sequence genome includes a window with the following:
- the SBDS gene encoding ribosome maturation protein SBDS has protein sequence MSIFTPTNQIRLTNVAVVRARRCGKRFEIACYRNKVMGWRSGAEKDLDEVLQTHTVFVSVSKGQVAKKEDLVQAFGTEDQTEICKMILSKGELQVSDKERHTQLEQMFRDIATVVADKCVNPETKRPYTVILIERAMRDIHYSVKPHKSTKQQALEVIRQLKETMQIERAHMRLRFILPAKEGKKLKEKLKPLIKVIENEEFHEQLEIVCLIDPGCFREIDELIRSQTKGKGTLEVLSLKDVEEGDEKLE, from the exons ATGTCCATCTTCACCCCCACCAACCAGATCCGCCTCACCAACGTGGCCGTGGTGCGGGCGCGGCGCTGCGGGAAGCGTTTCGAGATCGCCTGTTACCGCAACAAGGTCATGGGGTGGCGGAGTGGAGC GGAGAAAGATCTCGACGAGGTCCTGCAGACACACACGGTGTTTGTCAGTGTGTCCAAAGGGCAGGTGGCAAAGAAAGAGGATCTGGTTCAAGCCTTTGGGACAGAGGACCAAACAGAAATCTGTAAGATG ATTTTATCCAAAGGGGAGCTGCAGGTGTCAGACAAGGAGCGGCACACGCAGCTGGAGCAGATGTTCAGAGATATTGCAACTGTTGTGGCTGACAAATGTGTCAACCCTGAGACAAAACGTCCCTACACTGTCATCCTCATAGAAAGAGCCATGAGGGACATTCACTACTCTGTCAAACCACACAAGAGCACCAAGCAGCAG GCTCTGGAAGTCATCAGGCAATTAAAGGAGACCATGCAGATTGAACGTGCTCACATGAGGCTACGGTTTATTCTCCcagcaaaagaaggaaagaagctgaaagagaagCTCAAGCCTTTGATTAAAGTTATTGAGAATGAAGAATTCCATGAGCAGTTGGAAATT GTGTGCCTTATTGACCCAGGGTGCTTCAGGGAGATTGATGAGCTGATCCGGAGTCAGACCAAAGGGAAGGGAACACTGGAAGTGCTCAGCCTGAAAGATGTGGAGGAAGGAGATGAAAAGCTGGAATAA